The genomic region CCAGGTTGAAGTCGATCTTGAACTCGGCCCACGGCGCGTCGAGCACGCCGACGCCCAGGTAGCCGTAGTCCCGGTCGGGATTGTCACCGAGGGTGATGGTGGTGGTGCCCGCCGGCTCGTTCTTGCGCCGGTAGTCGACTATCAACTGGTCACCGGGCTTGGTGGACTTCAGCATCGTGGTGAACTCCTCGACGTTGGCCACGTTCTTGTTGTTGACCATGTCGATGGCATCCCCGGCCTGCAGCTTTCCCTTTGACGGTCCCGGGTCGGTGACCGACTCGACAGTGACCGCCGACGGGTACTTCAGGTAGGACAGCGCGGCGTACTCGGCGCTGTCCTCGGAGCGCTTGAAGTCCTTGTTGTTGGCGTCATCGATCTCGTCCTTGGACTTGTCCGGCGGGTAGACCAGGGCCCTGGGCACGAGCTGGTCGCGGCCCGAGATCCACAACGCCAGCGCCTGCCCGAGCGTGATGCCGTCGCTCTGGGACACCGTCGTCATGTTGAGGTGCCCGGTGGTGTCGTGGACCACCGTGCCCTCGATGTCGACGACCTCCTTGCCCTCGACCTCACCGAGGGTGTCGAACGTCGGCCCGGGACCCAACCCGACGAAGGGAACCGTCACGGCGGACAGCAGCAAGCCGAACGCCACGATCGGCACCAGCGCCACCACCAGGGTCAGAATCCGCCTGTTCACGCTGCCCACATTAGGGCTCTGTGGTTGGTTCACTCTCAGCGTGACCCGCCTACCCGCGTGGTGTGGTCACGGTGAGTACGGTTGAAGGCATGGCTGACCTGCCCTTCGGGTTCAACTCCGGAGACGACCCCGACCGTGATAAGCCCAAGAAGGACCCCGATTCTGCTGCGGGGGCGGATCCGTTCGGGTTCGGCGGCGCCGGATTCGACATGTCCGACCTGGGCCAGATCTTCTCCAAGCTCGGCGAGATGTTCAGTGGCGCAGGCGGGATGGGCGGCGGCGCGCAGTCGGGTCCCGTGAACTACGACCTGGCCCGCCAGTTGGCGTCCAGTTCGATCGGCTTCGTCAAGCCGATACCCGAGCAGACCACCAGCGCGATCTCGGACGCCGTCCGTCTCGCCGAGACCTGGCTGGACGGTGCGACCCCGCTCCCGGCGGGCACCACCAGGGCGGTGGCCTGGACGCCGAGCGACTGGATCGACAACACCCTCGACACCTGGAAGCGGCTGTGTGATCCCGTCGCCCAACAGATGGCGTCGGTGTGGGCGTCCACGCTGCCCGAGGAGGCCAGCGCGATGGCCGGACCGCTGATGGCGATGATGTCGCAGATGGGCGGGATGGCCTTCGGGTCGCAGCTCGGACAGGCCCTCGGCACGCTGTCCAAGGAGGTGCTGACCTCCACCGACATCGGGCTGCCGCTGGGACCGAAGGGCGTCGCCGCGCTCATGCCCGATGCCATCGAGGCACTCGCCGAGGGACTCGAGCAGCCGCGCAGCGAGATCATGACGTTCCTGGCCGCGCGCGAGGCCGCCCACCATCGCCTGTTCAGTCACGTGCCGTG from Mycolicibacterium sp. YH-1 harbors:
- a CDS encoding zinc-dependent metalloprotease; the encoded protein is MADLPFGFNSGDDPDRDKPKKDPDSAAGADPFGFGGAGFDMSDLGQIFSKLGEMFSGAGGMGGGAQSGPVNYDLARQLASSSIGFVKPIPEQTTSAISDAVRLAETWLDGATPLPAGTTRAVAWTPSDWIDNTLDTWKRLCDPVAQQMASVWASTLPEEASAMAGPLMAMMSQMGGMAFGSQLGQALGTLSKEVLTSTDIGLPLGPKGVAALMPDAIEALAEGLEQPRSEIMTFLAAREAAHHRLFSHVPWLSSQLLNAVEAFAKGMKVDTSAIEDLARGIDPSALTDPSKMEELLSQGMFEPKATPEQVVALERLETMLALIEGWVQTVVTAALGDRIPGTAALSEVLRRRRGTGGPAEQTFATLVGLELRPRKLREAATLWQRLTDAVGADARDAVWQHPDLLPGADDLDEPAGFIDRIIGGDTDAIDQAIADLGKDRDTDNGTGQPPVDN
- a CDS encoding PDZ domain-containing protein, which translates into the protein MNRRILTLVVALVPIVAFGLLLSAVTVPFVGLGPGPTFDTLGEVEGKEVVDIEGTVVHDTTGHLNMTTVSQSDGITLGQALALWISGRDQLVPRALVYPPDKSKDEIDDANNKDFKRSEDSAEYAALSYLKYPSAVTVESVTDPGPSKGKLQAGDAIDMVNNKNVANVEEFTTMLKSTKPGDQLIVDYRRKNEPAGTTTITLGDNPDRDYGYLGVGVLDAPWAEFKIDFNLANIGGPSAGLMFSLAVIDKLTTGELNGGKFVAGTGTISDDGKVGSIGGITHKMLAAREAGATVFLVPADNCAEARTAHQDGLRLIKVDTLSTAVDALKTYSAGGEPPAC